The DNA window cattcattaagTTGTTCAAgagtaaaacaagatgaaagaccgtGTAAACATTAGCGCCGTCAGGAGCAGCAGAAacttcattgaaaatactggggtgtttgaatttaattcagtgcttcttgtctggtctgataCCCAATTTATATCgtatatcagtgtttctcaaccacgttcctggaggaccaccagctctgcacattttccatgtctccatcaccaaacacacctgattcagatcaccagctcattagcagagactgagaGACCTGTAATggttgtgacagacaaaggagacatccaaaacatgctgTGCTGTGCTGGTGGTCTATTAATCAGGCAGCGAAgatcacttatttttaaagcaaccACATCTTAAATGCtgcgattttgtatgggatgacagttcaccgaaagcgcttgggctggctgactgaaaatgaaaagtctgtgtgcatataccccatccCTTGCTTCAAGCCTTAAGCTCTTGTCATTTAAACCAGAACACTCTCTCAACCAGAACTCATTTCTGATTAGGAGAACTATCTGATATGGTTTATAATGGGGGAAAGTAATCAAAGACACAAATAtatcggaaaaatatatattttaggctAAAATATCATTCCTGGAAGCTTGAAGATGCAAGGGAGCGCAACCTCGAACTCTAAAATCATCCTCTAGCTGTTTTAGGATGATTCTCCGCAAAAAAGGCcaaatttaatcatttttaatagtAAATTGTGGGGCAGAGGGAATGATTGGACACTAGTGGCCACTGCGTCCCGTTTGGCCGAGGCATTAGGGAAGAATCGCGGTTCATTTAGCTTTAATTTCAGTATAGTCACTGCCGTCACCATCAGCCCTCCTGAAAACTCCCTCTCGGTGTCGTCCATGGAGAAACTCTAGGGCAGCGTAATTCAGCTCTTGCCTCTCCATGCCTGCCATTGGGCCCACAGATTGGTAATCGCTGTCGTCTCcctgtgaaaattacattaaagaTATTTAGGCACAACATTTGGAAACAgagaatttggaaaaaaaatgagTAATTCAAAACAAAAGTCTTCAAAAGCATTGTTATTAGCAATTAGCAGCTAAACATAATGAGGTAGCCAGCGTATGGACTATTAGCTTCAAGGCAGCAGGTGTTAAAACAGAAATGAATCTAAAGTaggaatcagattttttttattctcatcAGTTTTTTTCAAGTTCATTTCACTTCCACCTATTTGTTTGCATGCTCATCTGAAATTGTCAGCCTTACCGTGCCTTCCTCTAGGATGGAGTTAAACTTTGAGCCCAGGAGCTCAGTCTTAAGCTACGTTAGGGGAAGAAAAAGAGACAGAGAATGCAGAGAAGCAATGAAAGAGGAGAGAAAAGATGTCAGGAAATGCTATAAGCATAGGCCACACTGGGACTCTGTTGTGATGCGCCATCCACATTTGGATCCTAACACTAGCTATGTACGGCATAGCATACTAGCATAATTATACAGTCATGTGTATGCAATATACACATTTTCTGTATGCACAAACTACACAGCTGATTACATTTGACAAAAATATGTAgtatgcaacaaaacaaaaaaaacactatatttgACAATACAATGTTTGATTTAATGATGCTACCATGCCAAAATGTAGTAATAATGGAATAATTAATGTActttattgaatctatgccacaaataaTTAAGGAAGGTAAAAGTATGATGGTAAAAgcaaggtatacctaataaaatggccagtgctTGTATACTGTGCAGCattcattaagttttttttaaagttctacttttttgtttttgtttttttgtgaaaagttcttcaaacaccttttttttgtagtgcgaagtacattttaataatctaaagaaACTTGAAAAGGTTTCATGGATGTCAAAGATTCATCATGGAACCACTGATACCAATAAGCAACCTTCATGTATGTATATAGAAATGTTTTGTTCTAAATGTGGAAAGCTAATAACAACAAGAGCCAGAATGTAATATCATTTGCCACATGTATGCTTGGACCATTTGACTGTACGCTGTGgtcacttttattttgtattattacgGTGTGTGCAAGTACATATTGTGTGGGTGATTTATACATCACTGTAATATCTCACCACTTTTTTCCTGAGACTCTGTTTGTCCTTCTTGACTGCGCTGTAGAACATTGAGGGATTCTCCACTTTAGATCCCACGTCCTGCCCAGGATTACCATTCTCTCTGAGGGGTGGAGTCAGAGAATCAGACTCTGTCTCACACTCAACCATACTGTGTAAACTAACTGGCTTGTGGCaacactttaaagggatagttgacccaaaaaatcaaacttttatcattgtttactcaccctcattacATTGCAAACTGAAATGACTTTGTTTCTTTGGTGGAACACAAAACcaatgctgcatcccaattcaccTATTTATACCATGTCCAAAAAGTATGCACTTTTTAATGTGTAACAGAACAGCTTTGGGAAATACAATGTTAGTCATTATTGGACCATGATTTAGTTCTTAACTGTGTGCCCTGTCAGTCATCTTGTCACATCCttgccattttttattttataaataatataaacgaGGTAGCATGGTAACTTCCATTTGCAGGTTAATCATCCAGATCATCTCCTCTTGTATTTGCATAATTCAAAAGTTAATGACCAAACGTTTCTATCATTCCAACCACTTTACTTAAGACTCTCGTCTTCTTAGTCTTGCAcatccgccatgtttgtagttgtTTACCCATATTTGTAGTTCTAATGGACTATATGCACAGcatagtgtttttcagccaataatgaacttccggtgaaagctttatgcgactattttcaatttcataaggttccctttacagcatcaatgttgtaatgtaattcaaatataattagttaaaaagacctaagcatccatttggttgttaaagcgtaaaaaaaGACGAAAGACTGTTTAAACGCAGACGTTGTCATTAGCAGCAGGCAAGCACAGAAATTCcactgaaaatactggggtaaagaCATGACgcagtaaaatataattaaatgcagtGCATCTTGTTtagtctgatacccactttatattttatctcagccaggcagagaagatcgctgttttttaaagaaatcagatcttaattTTGTATAGGATAGCAATTAaccggaagccctggggctggctgactgacattagtctgtgtgcatataccccattgaacGCAATGCGCGATGTGTTGTGACCAATATTAGCCATTAAAGTGTGCACAAAACGAAACTAAAAGACCATCTGAGTAACTTCGAAATACTAATTTAAAGGTTTTatgatttccatattttaaagacatggtacagaaaaatatcatttaaagcaGTGcatcttgtttggtctgatacccactttatattgtatcttaGCCATAAAGTAAACATTGCTATTTTATAAAGATCTTAAACGTGGTGATTTTGGTTGGGCATAACAAATAACTGGAAGCCCTggagctggctgactgaaattaaagtcTGTGTTCATATAGCACTTTGAAAGCAATGCGCGATGTGTTGTGACCGATATTAGCCTTTAGAGTGTGCAAAAAGTACACTAAAATAAGACCATCAGAGTAAATTCGAAATATAAACGTATTAAAGGAAATTCAAATGTATTAATCGAAATTTAAACGTATTATGATTTCCATTATTTAAAGACATGGCGCGGAAAAATATAATTGAATGCAGTGCCTCTTGATtagtctgatacccactttatattgtatctcagccaggcaaaGAAgatcattgttttaaaaaaaaatcagatgtgtATTTTGTATTGAATGGCATTTAACTGGAAGCCCTGGGGCTGTCTTACTGAAATAACTTTGAAATactaatttaaattatatttttttgaaaataattaaaaatggacaagtatgtgaattgggatgcagcacaaGACATTTTGCAGAATGTTGATTAAGCTGCTCTTTTCCGTACAATTAAAATGAATGGAGACTGGGCTTATAAAATGATATGCAAGAACCAATGACAAAGATTCTCAGTGAATAACTTATGCAATCACATGCCGAGCACACTTCAGAATTGTTATGCACAAAATCAGGCTGGCAGCTCCCATTATTTTTCATTGCATGGAAACGACTGCTTAGACATTCGACTAAATATGTTTGCAAGTATTCctctgaaaaaacaaaaccatATGCTGgggaaaaacacaaaatatattttaggtcAACTATTCCTTTAAGCCTGGGCATCCATTTTAATGCAAGGGGATCATTGAAACCCCTAAATAAAAATGGCATTTTGCCACAGTGTCAAGTTTGGGAGTGTTTCATTTAAATTTCCAATAAGACGtttcatttttttgtgcaaaataaGATAGGAGCAGGGTGTTTGCTGCAGAGCTTAGCGGTTTTGAGGCTGAAAAAGCAATGACATGGGGCAATTGAACCTGCAACAGATTTGTTAGTCTGCAGTTTCATGCACATTGTGGCATGTTTACCATCTTACCAAGCAATCAAATTGGATCATCTGTAAGTGGGTTATGGCTTAAAAACCAAATgccaaaaaaactcaaacaaaacTGAACATGGATGACTAGGCTTGAAACCTACAAACCCCACCAAAATGTTCTCCTCCCAGTCCTTCTTATAAAGGATACTCACTTTTTATTATTCTGACCGACGTATCTCACAGCTGCAATGATGAAAGCGATGACCGCTACACCTCCGATAGTCCCCACAATGACGGCCATCATGTACTTCTCTGTAAAAGTGCATATGGTTCATTGATGTTACCTCAAAATGACATTAACAGTGGCACATGTGGAAGGTCTACTTACTCTCCTGCTGCAGTTCCAATCGGATGGTTTCAGAGCCGTATATGTTGGTGATACTGCAGTGCACATGGACAGCGGTATCGCCATTGTTCCCCCTTTCACCCTTGTCTTGTAGCTTGATGACCCCTGTGGATGTGTACCCATCTGAGTGCGTGTAGTAGTTGAAACGGTTGTTGGAGTTGTTGATGGTGACGTTGAGGTCAGGAAGGTAGAATTCAATCGCAGGTTCTGGGTTTCCAGAGGCAatgcacacacactgaacacCCTCACGGACTATAGTACACTTAGAGTCATCAAGGAGGACTGGAGCAACTGGGAAAATTAAACGGGGGTTATCAAAACCAGATTTTAATGCAAGTATGAGAGCAAAACCACACTTTTAGTAGCATTTAGGATATTAAGATCTTGAACTCAAGGACTTGAGTCTCATCCAGAATCAATTATTACAGCACTACTCTATATTTACTACTTTTATTTAGTTCATCTATGATCATCATGGTCTTTTAAGCTGAACACAAATCAAAATTGTCCTGAATTACAGGTTCATTATGTTAACTCAAACCATTttttcccattgacttacattctACTGTGATGTTAAGTGAACTGCTGGCCCGTCCATGCTCATTTTCAGCTAGGCACCGGTAGACTCCATCAGCCTGTGGCATGATCTCATGTAACTCCAGCACAGATCCCTCCTCTGCTGTGATGGTTCCCACCAGCTCCCCATCCTTCAGCCAAGTCAATGTGGGCATTGGGTTACCTTTGCTGGTGCACTGTAGGGAAACTGAGGATCCCTCCAACACCGTCAGAGACTCATTGATCCATGGCTCCCGTGGAGGATCTTCCAGTTTAATGAAGAGAACAAAttatttcctgaacacttcctatTCCTTTACAGCTGATTAATCTGGTTTATATTACAGTTGTCTATAGGACAGACTTTGGTACCAAAACCCATTAGATTCCCACATTTCaaccctggagtttcaagcctcagaccggcccacctaagttcacgactgactatattaaaataaggtcatttccaaatcagtttctaatgacactatcacgtattttttgagaaaacagctgctttagaacttcaaatgttcaacaaccctaacgccccattcacacggggcgtcagcatcaacgcttcccattcactttgaatgggtgacgtcaggcgttgccgaactgcattgtggatccatcggcaCCACTTCAgaagcgttgctcgctgcagaagttgggactagctcaacctTTTAAGCGccaacagaagcgtcagccaatcagatcgctgtatgcaaatacaccagcacagacagtggcctattgctgactgaatttcattggctgacgctttatgacgatcgcttcagccccaacttcataTACGCCTTccgtcaagcgttgacgctgaagccccgtgtgaatggggcgtaacagtattatatgtcttagcaataaaaatgaaaaaaaaaaaaatactcagacAAGGATCGAACCCAGGTCCACAGCATCGTAAACTAAcatgctaaccgctggaccacaacagctgttcATTCAGAAGTGACTCAgtgagaaaatagataaaaaggaggggctgcggtaaaataatgaatgaaaaggctgtggtcaagtaaataaataaataaatttaaaaagtgtgactgctgagagcaacagattctggagctagggataccggccctcgcggccaaaaaacggaccggcccaccgggaattctcccggtccttccgattagccaatccgggcctggattCCCATTAAAATTGGAGTTCTGTTGAACAGGTTTTTAagaagggtggcacagtggcttaaTGATTACCAGAATGATGGTTCAAGTCCAGTCTGGGCCTGTGTTcggtgggtttcccccacagtccaaagacatgcggtataggtgaacagGATGAACTAAAATTGCCTGTGGCTAAaattgaatgtgtgtgaatgaggtcaTGACTGTactcccagttctgggttgcatcTGGCATAtacaaaacatatgccagagtaattggctgTGGCAGTAAATCAgcgactaagttgaaggaaagtgAGGGAGTGAGGTTCctaaacactgctgattggccattATGTCTGTGATTGGGTCCAAAGATCATCGCTTCACCACTGCTTTTCGGCAAGCGTGAACAGACATACAAAGACACTGGAGTGTTTGAAAGCCATGTCTATCCAAAAATTGGTTTATGTGCAGATATATATGAGTGATCTGCTGATGGATCAGCTGATAGCTAAAATACATGGACTGCAATCACAATCGTAGTTGTCATCTGCATCCTTTTCATTACATTTTCCCCAATATTTCTATATCCTACTCACTCATAAGCCACACAACACAGGTTTGTTTAATCAATTTAgcttcaaaagttcacacttataTATAAAGCGAGTCTGGCATGCTGTCTcaggagagagctctgagctcataagatcctcaagcccgggggtCCCTACTATTtacagggcgagaggggagtttgagctcagttaGGTCTCGAGAACTCAACCTCTTTGTTTAGAGCTGATGACAGATTATAAGTTGGTTATGAGCTTGACTATAGTGCTAAtgtagattgatcaattcacttttgacacatgttttttggactgtgggaaaaaaaacaaagaacccGGCGGAAACCTACACGAGCATGAGGAGAACGTATAAACTTTGCACAGAAACGACAGCTGGTCTGTTAAGAAtttgaaccagtgatgttcttgctgtagggcaacagtgctaaccactgggccaccatgccaccctataGAGGGAATAGGGGTGgaataggggtggaaggggggattcttcaaggcgaATATAACCGtagtaagaaactctggttatttagtTAGGAATCATCttattggtgaatcatgtgttagtTAATGTGGGACCAGCCGTGATCCATCATAATCAcaagctcctctcgaaattagtttataaattaacttCACATAGTGAAATAAAGGAAACAAGGGCACTTGAACTCATAATACTAATTGAAAACAGTTATGCCTTTTGGCTGACCAATTGTAATCGGATGACTAAAAATGAATCTATTTTTTACTGCAATTATTTTtaagggttttcacctttattgagaCAAAACAGTGGAAATTACAGACAGGAATGTGTGGGTAGTGCATAGAGGGGAAGATTAGAGCTATGTGTCGATGCACTTGGTGCTTAAACTAAAAATTGAATGGTAATTTTATGGCCTTACTTACAATTTACTGCCAGATACATGGACGTGTTCATGTTGCCGTATCCATTGTCACCAACGCAGGTATAGACACCTTCCTGCTCTGGTGTTAGATTTTCCAGTGACAGTGAAGAATTTGAGGCGGTTTCCGACATCAGCTCTTTGTCTCCAAAATACCATGTTATCATAGGGGCAGGATTACTGTCTACATCACAATGCAGCACCACCGAGCTTCCCTCCATCACCTCTTGAGATACGTTTACCCACACAGTTCGAGGGGCGTCTGCAAGTTAGAGTTTCAGGAGTCAGCACATATTATCTTAACTCTCGGAAAATTAGGCattagttttaattaaaatgatgcAGGGGCACTTACATCTGATGTCCAGGGTAATGAGGCGTTCGTAGACGTAGGTGGTGTTTGGGAAGTTGACCCGGCAACCCAGTAATTGGCCATTGTGCATGGGTTTGGGTGTGAAAGTGAGGGTGCTGGACAGTACCGCAGTGTTGCCTTCCTCAACTTGGTCAGGGGTGAAAACTGGGTCGGGCAGGTAATCCGTGTACATCCAGTGGATTTCTGGGCTCATGTCTGGACAATTGTCTGGGACATAACAGGTCAAATCCAGGCTTTGATCACTTACAATCTCTTCAGGAACATCAATGTTGGGCTGATCTGGAGCAGAAAAGGATATGTAAAAGTCAATATCAAGTCAAAACAGTTAAAGTACTATTAACCAATCCACATTTATGCATCTATCCACAATCTATGCTAACTATTTATGCATTGTTTTATCGAACATATGCACTAAAGCCTTGCATTTTTTATTGAACACCCACTTTTCACAATCCAATATCCTGCTCTACAGTAAATATGCTGTTTTGACATCTAATCTATGCTCCAAAAGCATATGCTTCTATGCTATGCTTCTATGCTAACCAAAGTAAGGTTGATTTACGTTGAGAATGTTGACGTCAAATGCCCCACTGTCTTTGTTTCAATACCTACACAAAGTATTTAAGTCTATTTTTTCAAAACAGCTAAACATCTAAAAATCCTTTCAGTCAATTTACACatgcaaaaattaaaaacagtggAAATGTGGTAAAAAGTGCAGTAAAACAAAGACAGAATGAATGCATtagctggccactttattaggtacatttgtccaactgcttgttaacattaatttctaatcagccaatcacatggctgcaacttaatgcatttaggcatgtagacatgatcaagatgatctgctgcagttcaaaccgagcatcagaaagaggaagaaaggtgatttaattgactttgaacTTGGTattgttgttggtgtcagactggctggtctgagtatttcagaaactgcttatctactgggattttcacacacaaccatctctagggtttacagacaatggtctgaaaaagagaaaatatccagtgagcggcagttctgtgggcacaaatgccatCTTGATGCCAGAGTTCGacttgatagaaaggcaacagtaattcaaatattcactcgttacaaccgaggtctacagaagagcttctctgaatgcacaacacgttaaacattgaggcggatgggctacggCAGCAGAAGACGACACTGGgtcccactcctgtcagctaaacacaggaaactgaggctacaatttgcataggctcaccaaaatttaacaatagaagattgaaaaaacttTGCCAGGTCTAATGAGtctttctgctgtgacattcagatggtagggtcagaatttggcgtcaacaacatgaaagcatggattcatcctgccttgtattaatggttcaggctggtggtggtgctgtaatggtttggggatattttcttggcacactttggatccattagtaccaattgagcattgtgtcaacaccacagcctacctgagtattgctgaccatgtccatccctttatgaccacagtgtacccatcttctgatggctactttcagcaggataacgtgccatgacacaaagtgtgaatcatctcagactggtttcttgaacatgaaaatgagttcactgtactcaaatggcctccatagtcaccagaactcaatccaacccaccattgggatgtggtgggatggaagattcacatcatggatgtgcggtcaacaaatctgcagcaactgtgtgatgctatcatgtcaatatggaccaaaatctttgaggaatatttccagtattttgttgaatctataccatgaaggattaaggcagttcggaAGGCAAAACTGGGTCCAACtcagtactaataaggtgtacctaataaagcagccggtgagtgtactgtatatgtaatatgtttatataaaataacatttttatatggtcataattataaagataatacagtacatgtaataaaagtggaatgtttttttaaataggttaattatttttctttaatatagTAATGAGAATCATCCtaaagaaaaatgttaaatatgcaGGCATAATTGAGGATCATACCAATAATgggaataaaagttaaaatatgCAAGAAAAAGTGCAACAGCAAGAAAACAAATACACTCTTTCTTCAgtggaacacaaaataaaatattttgaagaatgtttgcccatacatttacattaattttagatTCATCCCAAAACAACATCTgaccccactgacttccattacaATAGtacttttcatttttgttttcttttgttttctcttttccgTTTTGCAACGAAATGCGATGAAgtacgacagaattttcattGCTGGATAATATTTGaaagttattgtaaaatatttagatttGATTACAGATAAACACATTCAaaaatagatataataataaaatatcctGCACTCTTACCCAACACCTGTAGTTTTGTGAAGTCAGGAAAAGTGTAGATATTCGCTCCACCAAGATCTGCCCTGAAGTAATACTTTCCAGAATGTTCCACGCCAATGTTACTTATCAGCAGTGTGCAGTTTTTTTGCGTCAGGTCGCCCAGAAGCTTGGTCCGTCCCTTGTAACTTTCGTGAACAATATCTGTGCGCGATTTAAGCACCACTGGAGGAAAAAGCTGAGGGTAGGGGTGGCCGAAATACCAGATCCCATGAACCCCCCTGTAAGGCCTGATGCCAGAGGGGTATGTGAATGAACATGGTATAACCACGCAGGAGTTTGTCATGGCTGAAATGTCTCTGGGCATCCACACATTCCACTGAGCGCTTGCATCTGTTTAGAGAAAGAGATTGTAAGGGGGGTCCCATTAAGAAGTACTTTTAAAGGTctcatgaaattaaaaataatgttttttagatgttagtatcaggaTGTTAGTCTTAAGAATATCTAGTGTgctacaaaacagtgacaaaatttgcagtaggaagatataaacatccaaagattgcaatttgtcacttccgcctaatggatcaatatttttttttttttgacgtcacctcatacttcagtttctcatcaaatcttcagaccaatcaaatgctctctagtatctgatatGCCCCGCCCACTTTAAGATGCTTCTCACTTGCTTTTTATTCGATGCACTTGAGCACAACCACTCTCACTTGCAGAGGTGTCATAAAACTTGTTACAACTGACCGGGTGAATGGAGGCAAAAAGTGTCACAGAAGCCGctggtgaaagtgaagagtgaCACAGTGAAGACAAAAATCCAGCAAAaaggtgaaagtgacaaaataacaataaagaaaaataaactatacAATATTTACAAAGTATATACAGCATTGTTCAGCTAAATCAAGCCAATGACCTGAACAAAATCTGTTACTGATACACTCTCTCATAGAACAATGAACTCCTACAACTACCCACACAGAGTAAAGGTTTGGGGCCATTTTATATAATTGCTATTTTTCACAGTAGAATGTGTAGATGATGCAGTGGTCTCAAAAGAAGACAAATTGGAAAGACGAA is part of the Danio rerio strain Tuebingen ecotype United States chromosome 15, GRCz12tu, whole genome shotgun sequence genome and encodes:
- the mag gene encoding myelin-associated glycoprotein isoform X1 produces the protein MKGLELLLLPLLLLLKDASAQWNVWMPRDISAMTNSCVVIPCSFTYPSGIRPYRGVHGIWYFGHPYPQLFPPVVLKSRTDIVHESYKGRTKLLGDLTQKNCTLLISNIGVEHSGKYYFRADLGGANIYTFPDFTKLQVLDQPNIDVPEEIVSDQSLDLTCYVPDNCPDMSPEIHWMYTDYLPDPVFTPDQVEEGNTAVLSSTLTFTPKPMHNGQLLGCRVNFPNTTYVYERLITLDIRYAPRTVWVNVSQEVMEGSSVVLHCDVDSNPAPMITWYFGDKELMSETASNSSLSLENLTPEQEGVYTCVGDNGYGNMNTSMYLAVNYPPREPWINESLTVLEGSSVSLQCTSKGNPMPTLTWLKDGELVGTITAEEGSVLELHEIMPQADGVYRCLAENEHGRASSSLNITVEFAPVLLDDSKCTIVREGVQCVCIASGNPEPAIEFYLPDLNVTINNSNNRFNYYTHSDGYTSTGVIKLQDKGERGNNGDTAVHVHCSITNIYGSETIRLELQQEKKYMMAVIVGTIGGVAVIAFIIAAVRYVGQNNKKENGNPGQDVGSKVENPSMFYSAVKKDKQSLRKKVLKTELLGSKFNSILEEGTGDDSDYQSVGPMAGMERQELNYAALEFLHGRHREGVFRRADGDGSDYTEIKAK
- the mag gene encoding myelin-associated glycoprotein isoform X2; amino-acid sequence: MKGLELLLLPLLLLLKDASAQWNVWMPRDISAMTNSCVVIPCSFTYPSGIRPYRGVHGIWYFGHPYPQLFPPVVLKSRTDIVHESYKGRTKLLGDLTQKNCTLLISNIGVEHSGKYYFRADLGGANIYTFPDFTKLQVLDQPNIDVPEEIVSDQSLDLTCYVPDNCPDMSPEIHWMYTDYLPDPVFTPDQVEEGNTAVLSSTLTFTPKPMHNGQLLGCRVNFPNTTYVYERLITLDIRYAPRTVWVNVSQEVMEGSSVVLHCDVDSNPAPMITWYFGDKELMSETASNSSLSLENLTPEQEGVYTCVGDNGYGNMNTSMYLAVNYPPREPWINESLTVLEGSSVSLQCTSKGNPMPTLTWLKDGELVGTITAEEGSVLELHEIMPQADGVYRCLAENEHGRASSSLNITVEFAPVLLDDSKCTIVREGVQCVCIASGNPEPAIEFYLPDLNVTINNSNNRFNYYTHSDGYTSTGVIKLQDKGERGNNGDTAVHVHCSITNIYGSETIRLELQQEKKYMMAVIVGTIGGVAVIAFIIAAVRYVGQNNKKENGNPGQDVGSKVENPSMFYSAVKKDKQSLRKKVGDDSDYQSVGPMAGMERQELNYAALEFLHGRHREGVFRRADGDGSDYTEIKAK
- the mag gene encoding myelin-associated glycoprotein isoform X3, whose translation is MKGLELLLLPLLLLLKDASAQWNVWMPRDISAMTNSCVVIPCSFTYPSGIRPYRGVHGIWYFGHPYPQLFPPVVLKSRTDIVHESYKGRTKLLGDLTQKNCTLLISNIGVEHSGKYYFRADLGGANIYTFPDFTKLQVLDQPNIDVPEEIVSDQSLDLTCYVPDNCPDMSPEIHWMYTDYLPDPVFTPDQVEEGNTAVLSSTLTFTPKPMHNGQLLGCRVNFPNTTYVYERLITLDIRYAPRTVWVNVSQEVMEGSSVVLHCDVDSNPAPMITWYFGDKELMSETASNSSLSLENLTPEQEGVYTCVGDNGYGNMNTSMYLAVNYPPREPWINESLTVLEGSSVSLQCTSKGNPMPTLTWLKDGELVGTITAEEGSVLELHEIMPQADGVYRCLAENEHGRASSSLNITVEFAPVLLDDSKCTIVREGVQCVCIASGNPEPAIEFYLPDLNVTINNSNNRFNYYTHSDGYTSTGVIKLQDKGERGNNGDTAVHVHCSITNIYGSETIRLELQQEKKYMMAVIVGTIGGVAVIAFIIAAVRYVGQNNKKETTAITNLWAQWQAWRGKS